The genomic window TAATTCTTGTGTAGCGGTCTCTATCTgttctcgaataatttttaacgttattgataaaatgttgaattatttttataaaacactgacagaaaattagaaattgaaattaagaattgacaacaataaatatttatttggtacgtataattaaatatttactgttAAGTTTGATtagtcaattaaaaaatatattgataaatcgcCTATCATCTACGAATAGCGTCTAGAAtgagagaataaataatttaatattatttttttataaatatttataggatGAAAAcaagtgtgtgtatatgtgtggagttgtatatgtatgtatatataagtgtcatataaattatatgacaagtgtattttttgtaacattgaGGAAGATTACGTTTTATATCTGACATATACATTATGTTGGAAAAACCATCTGGTCCGGATAATCAATTATCCAAggaagattatttaataatgagagCTAAAGAAGCATTGCCGATCGATATTTATGCTGCTAAATCGTGGCTAATTACtgcaaaatctttatttccGCATAGTGCAAAAGTTCAGGTAAGAATATCCCATCATTTCATtaccttatttttttctttttttttattatccacaaattgataatataataatgataataattattctgaaaattaataattcacaatAACTAgggatttatatttcttatattgctTTTAGTTTGAAGCGTATCGAATtgaaaaactgtcaaaaaatgtaaaagaagcGGCAAAATGCTTCAGCGAAATGTGAGTATCGATTACTATGCGGaatttgcgaaatatatatatgaaacttcctttttaataatcttaaatatagatttcaaaattttccggACGATCGTGACATAtggaaagagatagaaatggTAACAACATGCCTTCGCTTGGAACAATGTGACAGTGAGGCAGAATTTTTGTGTCAAATGTTTCAACACATTCCACAGGATTTGCAGCACAGATTGCTTGTGATGACAGCTGATCACAGCGAAGACACGATGGAGCATTGCAAATTATTACTCTTATTACTTCGCAGATTTCCTCAAACTATAGCAACTCATGGAGTATGTaccttaaaatatcaaaattattttattatattaattaataaatatgtttagatttttttttagaaattttatttgtttatgtaatattttagccACGCTTGGTGGAGACTCTCTTAACTGCCGAGAAACATAGCCATCCAGGCCGAGCTGTAAATGGTTTCAGAAGATTATTGGCATGCGATGCATTGCCATTGCTTGGTGCTGCTCCAGTAGAATTAAATCCTCGTCTCAGTTTAAGATTGCTCTGTAAGGctgtagaattttatttagcatATATACAGCAGCCACAGGATGGGCAAATTCAAAATCCATGGGACAGACTTTTCCAAATAGTGGAATTAATAGGCAAGAAATTAGGATGGGAATTGAGCAGTTTATTTTCTACGTCTTGGAATCGCGACACGTACAGCGATAGATTACAACAGTACGCAATTGCACACAGTACAGGCCTGTGCGATGAGCTTATAGTCAGACAATTACTGATGTGTACagttgtaatattattgagaATATTGAACGAACATGCCACTCTTATTAACAATGACGAGACACTGTATTGCCTAGTAGAGGCTTTTGGAGAAGGAATACATTCTTCCAcaggtaaaatattatattcgatattcGAATGTGAttacaagttttatatttacctTTTGAATTCTGTAAACTAGAGCCGAAATTGAAAAAACGAAAACGAGAGGATAATACGGCTGTAATAGTAACTAGTGACAGTGATTACAATGGTAATGGTCTAGCATTGGCAGTAAAATTATGGGACTTATTGCACAGCAGTGACTATCTTCAAAGGGAAATCGGCAAATTGAGTCAACAGTTACGATTAGATACCTGGTTGAACCCATTCTTAACGGATTTGGCAATGTACAAAGGCTTACATCATGAAGTATTAGCTAGATTGTCAGTAGAAGGCAAAAGTTTATCTGTTAATCTTCGTTTGGCCAGTACATGTTTCTTTTTGAGAGATTATAAGGTGTGCTGTAGTTATAATTAGtacatgattatatttttatttccatatatttCCTCTGTCGttcaaagttattaaaaataatctctcttttaGGAAATGTTGGAACATATTGTTCTGGTAGCAAGTTCATTACCCACAGTAACAGGCAAGGTGTCTCATAATTTGACAGTTCCAAGCGTAAGgcatttacattatttgacACTGGCCCGTTTtcctattttacaatattgttgCAAATTGCTTCTTTTAGCTATAAAGGTAATAGCTTCTTctcataatatacatatatatatgattggtATCAGCTAGTATGATTACGACTGTGATTACGATTCtaggaaaatttttcattacttgGAAATGTCGGGGACTTGGCTATTGGGCATGCATTGGTCCTAATACAGATAGATTGGCCACAAGAAGCTAGTACTTTGACTGCGATAATGGAACGAATTCTTAGTCGCGGAAGTTTTTCTTACCCGTTATTtcaaacgtatataatatgcGTAGATATTTTGGaagaattaacatatttatggaCTGA from Cataglyphis hispanica isolate Lineage 1 chromosome 16, ULB_Chis1_1.0, whole genome shotgun sequence includes these protein-coding regions:
- the LOC126855582 gene encoding integrator complex subunit 10 encodes the protein MLEKPSGPDNQLSKEDYLIMRAKEALPIDIYAAKSWLITAKSLFPHSAKVQFEAYRIEKLSKNVKEAAKCFSEIFQNFPDDRDIWKEIEMVTTCLRLEQCDSEAEFLCQMFQHIPQDLQHRLLVMTADHSEDTMEHCKLLLLLLRRFPQTIATHGPRLVETLLTAEKHSHPGRAVNGFRRLLACDALPLLGAAPVELNPRLSLRLLCKAVEFYLAYIQQPQDGQIQNPWDRLFQIVELIGKKLGWELSSLFSTSWNRDTYSDRLQQYAIAHSTGLCDELIVRQLLMCTVVILLRILNEHATLINNDETLYCLVEAFGEGIHSSTEPKLKKRKREDNTAVIVTSDSDYNGNGLALAVKLWDLLHSSDYLQREIGKLSQQLRLDTWLNPFLTDLAMYKGLHHEVLARLSVEGKSLSVNLRLASTCFFLRDYKEMLEHIVLVASSLPTVTGKVSHNLTVPSVRHLHYLTLARFPILQYCCKLLLLAIKENFSLLGNVGDLAIGHALVLIQIDWPQEASTLTAIMERILSRGSFSYPLFQTYIICVDILEELTYLWTEHGGGVSLDITVGAGVLQNRRIATRGADKGVREEVKQAMRRQAARDGIDPLDELLQKFIVNDKTAILHALIIS